Below is a genomic region from Citrobacter tructae.
CGACTGCGCCATACCTGACAGCGCGGCAGCCTGGTGTGCAGAGTTGGCGCGAAGCCCGATGAACGTCAGTCCAAGGATCATCGTCGCACCTGAGCCAAAGCCAAACAAAATCGTCCACAGCACGGCCTGGTTGGGCAACAGCCAGAAGCCTGCGGCTGCAATTGCACACATCATCGAGACCAGTGCAGCGATGGCGCGCTGATCCTTAAATTTAAACAAGATTAAGGGGATCAATAAGCCAGGTATGGCAGTAGCGAGTTGCAGTAAACCGTGCAGCGATCCGGCCTGCGCCTCGCTGTAGCCATGACTAATTAAAATGGCGGGCAGCCAGCCGATAATCACGTAATAAACGAGTGAGTTGATCCCCAAAAACAGCGTCACCTGCCAGGCGAGGCTGGAGCGCCAAATTGCGCGGGAATGCAGAGCGCGCGAGTTACTTATCGTGGCATGGGCCGTATGGCGGTACTGCGGTAGCCAGATAAACAGCGCCAGCAGTGGAAAAACTATCAACATCATCAACGCACCGCGCCAGCCAAATCCGTTTAGCGCCAGTGGTACCACGATCGCTGAACCAATGGCGGCCGCTGCCCCCATCGTCAGCGAGTACGCCCCGGTGAGTTTTGCCACATGCTGCGAAAAATCGCGCTTAATCAACCCTGGGAGCAGCACGTTGCCTAATGCTATCCCACAGCCAATGACGGTAGTTCCAGCAAACAGGAACAGCGGTGAGGGTAACGATCGTATGGCGATACCGGCGCAAATCAGCAGCATGGCAGCAAACAGGCTGCGTTCAATACCCCATCGGCGGGCAACGCCTGCCGCGAGGGGGGAAACTAACGCGAAGGCCAGCAACGGCAGGGTGGTCAGAAGTCCTGTCTGGGCGGTTGTCAGTGCGTAATCCGCGCGAATCGCATCCAGTAGTGGTGCTGCACCCGTAAAAGTGACGCGTAGTGTAGTGGCGATCATAAGGATACCCGCAATCAGCAAAGCACCTTGTTTGCCGCGGGGGGAAGGGGAATATGTCATCTTTTTCTCTTATCGTCAGGCGAGGCGATACCTTACCGTTTTTACACTATGGATGAATCAAGCTAAAATGACAGATTATCGCTAAAATCGGACAACGTTATGCTGGGACTGAGGCTGGATGGGTATGAGCCGGATCGTTATCACGATGCTGCTGTGGCTTTTTGCATTCAGGCCCGGGAAGATGAACTCTTCAGCCCGCTGCATCAGCACCGTAAAGGGCAGCTGATTCTTGCGCTGCATGGCGCTATTACCTGTGAAGTTGAGCACGCCATGTGGATGGTGCCGCCGGAGTACGCAGTTTGGATCCCCGGTGAAATTCCCCACAGTAATCACGTCACCGTTGGCGCTGAGCTGTGTTTTTTGTTTATTGAACCGCAGGCGGTGGTGATGCCCGAGCGTTGCTGCACGCTGAAAATATCGCCACTATGCCGGGAGCTTATTCTTTCACTGGCGACAAGAACGGATGCCCAACGGCTGGAGCCACCGACACAGCGGCTGACGCAGGTGTTGTTTGATGAGCTCCCGCAACAGCCGCAGGAGCAGATGCAGTTGCCGGTTTCCGATCATCCCAAAATTCGCAAGATGGTCGCAACGATGGCGCAGGAGCCCGCGCAATGGCAGACCTTAGGTCAGTGGGCCAGCGTGTTTGCGATGAGTGAACGTAATCTTGCCCGGCTGGTGGTGAAAGAGACCGGGCTGAGTTTTCGCCGCTGGCGTCATCAGCTGCAGCTGATTCTGGCGCTACAGGCGCTGGTGGATGGCCGCAATGTACAACAGGTGGCCCATATGCTGGGTTACGATTCGACGACCGCATTTATCACCATGTTCAAAAAAGGCCTGGGGCAGACGCCAGGCCGTTATCTGGCTACTGCTTCCCAACAATCAGCGAGACCAGACCCGCAGCAATGAGCGGCCCCACAGGAACACCGCGAAACAGCGCGACACCCAACACCGTACCGACCAGCAAACCAGCGACCAACTGCGGCTGACTGCCCATCAGCGTGACACCGCGTCCGCCCAGCCAGGAGACGACAACACCGACAGCAATGGCGACCAGCGACTTCCAGTTCACGAAGGAGTGAATGAGCGTGGAGGGCGGTAGGGTTCCGCTGGCGATTGGTGCCATCACACCAATGGTCAGGATAATAATCCCGACGGTCAGACCCTGTTTTTCAATCCACGGGAAAAAAGTATTCAGTGGGGTGACACGGACAATGATCAGCACCAGAATTGAAACAGCGACAGTGGTGTTGTGGCTGACAAAGCCCAGAGCTGCCAGTCCGAGCAGGATCAGCAGAGTGACATCAAACATCGTAGTTTCCTTGCCAAAAAAAGATAAGCCTGCTTACTGTACGCGTAAACGCGTGGTGGAACAGGCTTTTTTTAATGATAAAGACGTTTTTTGGGCGAACGCATAATGCTGCGTTTCTGTGCTGGTAAGGGGCGGTTATGGCTGTGTTACTGCGCGCGGCGAAACGCGACTAACTCAGGTTGCGCAATGCGTAGATAATCCTGGGTATCCATAATGACCGACTTTTCCAGCATCCCAGCGTTAAAAGCGATCTCATCGAAGCGATCAAACAACAGCGGGTCGGCGACCAGCTTGAGTTGAGGATGGAAACTGAAAGGAGGAATGGCGCCAAAGACGCATCCTGTCAGTTCATCCACTTCCGCCGGGCTGGCGAGCGATGCCCTTAAACCGCCAAGATGACTGGCAAGCTGGCTCAGGTCGGCCTGCTGATCGGCAGACAGAATGGCAAGCACATGTTGATTGACGCCATTGCCTTTCACTTTACATACCAGGGCTTTTGCTCCCTGACCTAGTGCCGTGCCACGGATCTCTGATACTGCTTCGCATTTGCCGACGGCTTCATGGCTGACCACGCGGTATGTTGCGCCGTGTTCCGACAACAACGAGATCAAACGTTGATGAGTTGTATTCCCTTTGTTTACTTCAGTCATTTCTTACTCCTGGTACCACAATAGATATCCTGCACACAACAATATCATGAGCGATGATGCTTTTTCTGTTTGTTGAGGTAGAGCTGGGCGTCCGAGGCTTTATAGGCATCATCAATAGTGTCATTAGGTTGCATATTATAAATCCCTGCGGAAAAGCTGATTGATGTATCCGGTGCAATAATCTGTAAGTTATTGCGAATACGTTCCAGCAAGCGAGGTGTGAGATCAACGGCATAATCGATAAGAATAATACAGAACTCGTCTCCGCCGAGGCGAATAGCATAGTCACTTTTGCGAATAGAGGCCTGAATAGCTTTAGCCAGAATGGTGATTATGCGATCGCCTTCCTGATGACCCAGCGTGTCATTAATTTTTTTCAGTTTGTCACAATCAATGGCGACAAAGGTTACCAACGATCCCGAATTGACCAGTTGCTGCAAACGCTGTTCGAGCGTTGGCGTTAAAATCTTACGGTTGTAGAGTCCGGTCATGGCATCACTGATATTTTCACGCGTGACGTTGTGATACAAACGAAAATGCGTCCTGACCATATTCAGAAGTAGTGCTGTGGCTAACAGGAAGAAGACAAAAATCTTCCACGATGAGACAATAAAGTACGTGAAATCAAGTGATAGTGTGATGCGTAACCCGCCGGGTATGTCATTAATGTAATGAACATACTGAAACAAGTCTGTCTCGCTTTGGTGGATAACGATTTTTTTACCTGAGTGGATGTCAGATAAGGTCACGTTAAGGTAACGCCATACAAGGGGACGGTCGTTGGTATAAAAAATATGCTTTAAATTCTCTTTATTAATATCCACCATGACGACGCCTTTTAGCTTGCCGGAAAAATAGACCGGTGTTAAAAAGCTCATCACTTTTTCTTGCGTGAGGTCATCTTCGTAAATACTGGAGATGACCGTTCGGCCAGTAAAAATATCGTCAATATCATTCTGGTTAATTCCCAGCGTGCCTTTTTGTAAAAAAGACCAATGATTCATGGTGAACTGGTAAGAGTTGACCAGATTGTAGAAATAGATGTAGTTGTTTTTTAGATCAATGTAATAACGGAATTTGTATTCCAGCGTACCTAATCCATGACCGTAATCGACCAACTCACGATTCACGTTTACCGCCTGGTCGAAGGCGGGTAACAGGAAAATGTCATCAAGTTGGTCGATACAGTTTGAAGAGTGGGTCTGTAAAGTACCGCGCAATGGAAGATAGCGATGACGGGTAAGATTCAGCCCATGTGCGCCGTTAACGCTCTCGAAGGCGTTGCAAAGCGCTTTCCGTTGCTCAAGTGAAACGGGATCTTTGGGCGATGAAAATTTGCGCATCAGATGGGCTGCGATGCTCTGATTGGTGTACTTGTCATACAAAAAAGAGGAGTCGGCTTTCTCAATGATATAACGCATATACGCGTTCATTGCCTTGTTGCTGGCAATCAGTTCGTAAATCAGAAAAGAGGATGTCAATACAATAACGCTGACGGAGATAAAGTGCCTGAGCGCTTTATGATGCAACTTCATAATGAATTACAGCCCATAGGTTAGAGGGGCGAGTTTACCATATGTACAACATTCGCTCTAACGGAGCGACAGGATAAACCATTGCAAAATGTCAATATCCCGATGAAGCGTAATATAATCAGCCGGAGCACAGGCCCCGGCTGAGATTGTCGCTTAATTACTACTAGTGGTGCTTTGCTTATGAAACAGTTCCCGGAACACCGGATAGATATCATCCTGATCACGGATATGCTGCATAGCAAAGTTCTCAAAGGTTGATTGCAGATGCTCGTACTCACGCCATAAGGTCTGGTGCGCACGGCGGGTGATTTCGATATAGCTATAATATCGCACCACCGGAAGCAGTTTTTTCGCCAGAATTTCATGGCACAGTGGCGAGTCATCCGCCCAGTTATCACCGTCCGATGCCTGTGCCGCATAGATATTCCACTGTGCAGGATCGTAGCGATCTTTCACCACTTCATCCATCAACTTCAGTGCGCTGGAGACAATGGTTCCCCCAGTTTCCTGAGAGTAGAAGAACTCATGCTCGTCCACCTCTTTTGCCTGGGTATGGTGGCGAATATAAACCACTTCGACGTTCTTGTAGGTGCGGCTTAAGAACAGATACAGCAGAATATAAAACCGCTTGGCCATATCTTTGGTCGACTGATCCATCGAGCCGGAAACGTCCATCAGACAGAACATCACCGCCTGGCTGGAAGGGTCGGGCCGTTTTTCATAATTCTTGTAGCGCAAATCAAAGGTGTCGATAAACGGGACGCGTTCGATTTTTGCCCGTAGTTCGGCAATCTCTTTGCGTAATCGTTCTTCCTCCAGCAACTGTGCAGGTTCACTTTTGGCGATGGTTTCCAGGTCGGCTTCAAGCGCATGCAGCTCCCGACGTTTACCCGCCGTCATCGCCGTGCGGCGCGCCAGCGAATTTTGTAGCGATCGCACCACGCTAATATTGGCAGGCACACCGTTGGAGGTAAATCCTGCCCGGTGCGTTTTGTACTCCGTTAACTGGCGTTGCTGATTTTGCTTCAGATTCGGGAGCGCCAAATCCTCAAACAGCAGATCCAAATACTCATCTTTTGAAATCTGAAAGACGAACTCATCCTGGCCTTCTCCATCCTGGCTGGCCTGGCCTTGTCCGCTTCCAGAACCTCCGCCGCCTCCCTGAGGGCGTTCAATACGGTCGTTCTGCACAAAATGGTCGTTACCCGGATGTACGCGATGGCGCAGACCCCCGCGCCCCTGATGAAACATCGGTTCGCTAATATCATCGGTCGGGATAGAGACAGACTCGCCGCTATCGACATCAGTCACCGAACGCTTGTTAATGGCCTCGGAGATCGACTGTTTAATTTGCGATTTATAACGGCGTAAGAAGCGCTGACGGTTTACCGTGCTCTTGTTTTTGCCGTTAAGACGTCGGTCTATGAACCAGGTCATATGCCCCCCGTACTGCCAACTGTTCGCAGATTCTGTAGATGCCGGATGGCGTAAAGCTTATCCGGCCTACAGAGTATCGTTATAAGCCCGGCAACACCGGGCATGAAAGTTAAGACGATTTACGTACGCGCAAATACCATTCGCACAGTAAACGCACCTGTTTACGCGTGTAGCCTTTTTCCATCATCCGATCGACAAAGTCGTCGTGTTTTTTCTGCTCGTCAGTCGAGGTTTTGGCGTTAAACGAAATGACCGGCAACAACTCTTCGGTATTCGAGAACATTTTCTTCTCAATAACCGTGCGCAGTTTTTCGTAACTGGTCCAGTTTGGATTACGACCGCTGTTATTCGCTCTGGCGCGCAGAACAAAGTTGACGATCTCGTTACGGAAATCTTTCGGGTTGCTGATACCCGCCGGTTTTTCAATTTTTTCCAGCTCCGAATTCAGCGACTCGCGATCGAACAGTTGACCAGTATCCGGATCGCGATATTCCTGATCCTGGATCCAGAAATCCGCATAGGTGACATAACGGTCAAAAATGTTCTGTCCGTATTCGGAGTAGGATTCCAGATAGGCGGTCTGGATCTCTTTGCCAATAAATTCAGCATATTTCGGGATCAGATAGCCTTTCAGGAACTCAAGGTAGCGTTCAGCCTGCTCCTGTGGGAACTGCTCACGCTCGATTTGCTGCTCCAGAACATAGAACAGGTGCACTGGGTTTGCCGCCACTTCCACATGATCAAAGTTAAACACGCGGGAGAGGATCTTAAACGCAAAGCGCGTCGACAGGCCGTTCATCCCTTCATCAACCCCGGCGTAATCCCGATACTCCTGGTAAGATTTCGCTTTCGGATCGGTATCCTTCAGGCTTTCGCCATCGTAAACGCGCATCTTCGAGTAGATGCTCGAGTTTTCTGGCTCTTTCAGACGCGAAAGAATCGTGAAGCGAGAAAGCGTTTCCAGCGTACCGGGTGCGCAAGGCGCGTGAGTCAATTCACTGTGGTTAAGCAATTTCTCGTAGATCTTGATCTCTTCGGAGATGCGTAAGCAATACGGAACCTTCACGATGTAGACGCGGTCGAGGAAAGCTTCGTTGTTTTTGTTGTTACGGAACGTCACCCATTCGGATTCGTTCGAGTGAGCAAGAATAATGCCGTTGAACGGCAGGGCAGAAATGCCTTCTGTCCCGTTGTAGTTGCCTTCCTGCGTTGCAGTCAGCAGAGGATGTAGCACTTTAATCGGTGCTTTAAACATCTCCACAAACTCCATGATCCCCTGATTAGCCCGGCACAGTGCGCCGGAATAGCCGTAGGCATCCGGATCGTTCTGGGCGTGGTGTTCGAGTTTGCGAATATCCACTTTCCCGACCAGAGCAGAGATATCCTGGTTGTTCTCATCGCCCGGTTCCGTTTTGGCGATAGCAATTTGTTCCAGAATAGACGGCCAGACTTTGACCACGCGGAATTTGGTAATATCGCCACCGAAATCATGCAGACGCTTCGCGGCCCATGGCGACATAATCGTGCCAAGATAGCGGCGAGGGATCCCGTACTCTTTCTCCAGGATCTGCGCATCTTCCTGAGGGTTGAACAGGCATAACGGATGATCGTTAACCGGGCTGCGTTCACCGTTGGCGCTCAGGACATAAATCGGTACTCTTTGCATCAGCGATTTCAGTCGCTCAGCGAGAGATGATTTTCCTCCCCCTACAGGCCCCAGCAGATACAGGATCTGCTTCTTCTCTTCCAGCCCCTGAGCCGCGTGTTTCAGATAAGAGACAATCTGTTCAATCGCGTCTTCCATGCCATAAAACTCTTCAAATGCGGGATAACGAGCAATTACCCGGTTTGAAAAAAGTCGAGAAAGTCGAGGTTCATGGGCAGTATCGACCATGACAGGCTCACCAATAGCCATTAATAGCCGCTCTGCCGCGTTGGCATAAGCACTGCGATCTTGCCGACAAGTGGTAAGAAACTCCTGCAGCGTGAACTCTTCGTCCTTGGCCGCTTCATAACGCTGGCGATAGTGATCGAATATATTCATGGTATGCCGTCCTTTCGTTTTTTAGCACATGTTAAGAGCCGTTCATATGAATAGTAGAGGCCCCTGAAGAGGTAAACTGAACGACGTCGCTGCTGAAGAAATAAGCAACTCTCATGCCATTTCGATGGTCAGGAGATCAACGTATTCGGTGATACACCTTCTAAAATTAAGCGTAGATGGCATTTGCAAAACTTGCCTGCGTGCGCAAATGAATTTCAATGGCATATCAATAACTCATCGGCAAAAAATAGACATCTTATGTAAAGAAATGGGGAGGGATTCATGCATTGTTCATCAGGATGCAAGCAAAATGTCATCACTCGCTGAGAAATTAGTGGGTTACATTATGGAGCGAATACGTAAAATAGTTGGGCTATCACGCAATGACGGTTACACTTTGAGTGCTTTACATTTGAATAAGGAATTATGGATTGTGACCAAACTCAAACTTCTGGCACTTGGCGTGCTTATTGCCACCTCTTCCAGCGTAGCACAAGCAGAAAGCAACCTGACGCTGGGCGCTGGCGTTGGTGTGGTTGAGAACGCTTATAAACAATACGATAATGACGTTTATCCGGTACCTGTTGTGACCTATGACAGCGAGAACTTCTGGTTCCGTGGTCTGGGTGGCGGTTACTATCTGTGGAATGACAACACCGATAAACTGTCTGTCATGGCCTACTGGTCTCCGATGTATTTTAAACCGGGCGACAGCGATAACAGCCAACTGCGTCGTCTTGATAAACGTAAGAGCACCATGATGGCCGGTCTGTCTTACGTCCACAATACGCAATACGGCTTCTTGCGTACCAGCCTTGCCGGAGACGCGCTGGACAACAGCAATGGCATTGTCTGGGATCTGGCGTGGTTGTACCGCTACACCAACGGTGGCCTGACATTGACGCCGGGGATCGGCGTAGAGTGGAACAGCGAAAACCAAAACGAATACTACTATGGTGTATCGCACCACGAGTCTTCTCGCAGCGGTCTGCGCAGCTACGATCCAAATAGCAGCTGGAGCCCGTACCTTGAACTTAGCGCAAACTACAACTTCCTTGGTGACTGGAGTGTGTACGCGACCGCACGTTATACCCACCTGTCTGATGAAGTAACCGACAGCCCGATGGTGGACAAATCCTGGACGGGTCTGCTTTCTACGGGTATTACCTATAAGTTCTGATTTCGCTAAACGATGAACAGATAATTACATTAGTCCCGCAGAAATGCGGGCTTTTTATTTTTTTATCTTATATACGGCATCCTTCAACCTGCCTTGGTGCTGGCTACGTTCACTCACCCGAATCACTTACCAGAGTAAGCTCATAGGCATTCACTTTCGTGCCGCCTTGATGCAATTTGAATGATTTAGTGTATATACCTGGTTTTGATAACGTGTTTTTCTATTTTATTTAACGATGAAAGTTAACTTTTATTCGAAAGTGACTTAATAAATTTATTTTAGATTTTTAGGTAATTATCTGAAAAATAGAATTGACATTAAATATTGAATTGCAGATATTACTCAACTCTTAAAATACAGCGAAGAAAATTATTCGCATCGGATATTTAATGAAAAAGTTAATTATGATAGCTCTAATGGGCGGGCTCCTGGCCGGGTGCTCCACGGAAGCCTCCCGCATGAATGACTGCCAAAACAAGGGGATTAGCCGCGACGCGTGCTATATCGCGGAACAAAACCGCCAGGCAACCATCAACGCCTCAGCGGAAAAGCAGGCTATGGAAAACGCACAAAGCCTGTATAACACTGATGACGGTAACACCCACCATCACAAAAAGCATAACAACGATTAAGGTCTTGCCGATGAAAAAATACATCATTATCGCCGTATTGGTAGCATCATCTGCTGCGCCTGCTTATGCCATCAGCGAGGCTTACCGCCAGCAGCTAGAACATGAACATAAAACGATGGTCAGCGAAGCCAGTGCGCCCGTTCATGCCAGCAGCGCTAAATCTGTACATGTGAAAAAAATGGGTATTGATTTCAAACGTGGTGCTGATGGAATTGCATATATTAATGGCAAACCTGCATCAAATGATGAGAATACCGCTACTGCACAAACTTATAGTGCGGGTTTAATTACTGTTATTATGTATAAAAATGGTAAAATTGAAGCAATGCAAGAGGGTAAATATTTAGGTCGCTTAAAATAATCCCAATACTGATGATAGGTTATGTTTTATTTAAGCCCGAAGACATCCTATCTTCGGGATTTTTATTTAGTATTTTCAATGTCTTTTAATTATTTACGTCCCTCTTCATATTCCAGTTCAATATCTGCAAGACAGAGATGGTGCATTTTGTGCACCGTCATGGAGCGATGCCCGTTTCTTTGCGCTATTGTGGTGCGTAAAGACAGGAGGGGACGATGACAGACAAGCAGGTGGTTTTTGCAAAACAGGTAATGCTCCCGGCTATCGGGCAGGGAACGTGGTACATGGGCGAGAATGCCAGTCGCCGTCATGATGAAGTGGCCGCGCTGCAGGCGGGGTTGGATCTTGGTTTACGACTTATTGATACCGCAGAAATGTACGCTGATGGTGCAGCGGAAGAGATCGTTGGCGAGGCGTTGTTGGGACGTCGCGATGACGCTTTTCTGGTGTCAAAAGTTTATCCCTGGAATGCCGGAGGCCAGAAAGCTATCGCGGCCTGCGAAGCGAGTCTGCGGCGACTGAAAACCGATTATCTGGATCTCTACTTGTTGCACTGGTCGGGTAATTACTCGTTTGCAGAAACGGTTGAGGCGATGGAAACGCTGATCGGCCAGGGGAAAATCCGTCACTGGGGGGTATCTAACCTCGACTACGATGATATGCAGGCACTATGGCAGGTGGCGGGGGGCCAACAGTGTGCAACTAACCAGGTGCTCTATCATTTGGCATCACGCGGCATTGAATATGATTTACTGCCATGGTGTCAGCAGCAACAGATGCCAGTCATGGCCTACAGTCCACTGGCCCAGGCTGGACGTTTATGCAGTGATTTGCTTAGCAATGCGCTGGTGAGTGAGATCGCGCTTGCGCACAATGCCAGCGCCGCACAGATTTTGCTGGCGTGGGCCATTCGCCAACCGGGGGTAATAGCCATTCCGAAGGCGGCAAGCATCGTACACGTTGAGCAGAACGCTGCTGCGTTGGATATCACGCTCTCGTTCAGCGAGCTGGAACAGCTAGATAAGGCTTTTCCCGCCCCGCAGAGTAAAACGATGCTGGATATGGCGTGATGTTACGTATTTTATCAGGCTTACGAAATGTGCCTGTAGGCCTGATAAAACACCCGTCGCCATCAGGCAACGGGCAAAATCTTAACGCTTAGCAACACGAATCGTTTGCGCCAGGCGAGAAGGTTTCTCTTCAGTGGTTTTCTGCGGCACGGTCGCGTAAGCGGTTTCTACGCACACAAACGTTTTGTACCCATCATCCGGCATGTCGCCCATGCTGACAGACAGAGCCGGGCCTGGGTTCCAGCCAACAACATTCAGATGATGATGGTGCACGACGTCGATATTGCGATTCAGCGAACCGTCATGGATGACGCTGCACGCTTCCGGGTTCAGATACACGCGGTCGGTACGATCCGGGAAGGTCTGGATACCGTCGGCCAGGACATCCTCTTTCGCATCGTTAACTTTATCGATCAGACGGTCGCCAAGACCACTCACTTTCACTGCCGCGATGTCACCGACGTTAAAATAGGTATGCAGCGCAGAGGTGGTTTCGAATTCACCGTGGGCTTCCAGTTCGATTTCGCAGGTAGCGCCCACTTTGAAGCGCGCTAGCAGCGTAAACTCATGCGGCCAAAGCTGACGCGTTTCAGCATTACTCAGCAGTTCAAACGTCAGCACCACACCGTTGTCGTCTTCGTTGTGCGCTTTCAGCTTCCACGGCAGGTTACGGGCAAATCCGTGAGACGGCAGGCCTGGCTGAGCGGCAGGGCCAAACCACGGCCAGCAAATCGGTACGCCGCCGCGCAGCGCCACACCCGTTTTAAACGGCGTATTGTTACTTAACCACAGGACTTCTTCTTCGCCGGTGGGTTTCCAGGAAAGAAGATGTGCGCCCTGTAGTGCAAAAGAGGCTTTAACCTGCGGGTGATCAACAACCACAATCTCAAGCTCATCAAGCTGACGGCGGGAGAGGACAGGGGTAATGTGTTCGATTGTCGGAAGTGCAAAAATTTTATTAATCATTACGCAATCCTTTATTTTGAGCAAAAAAAAGAGCGACCGAAGTCGCTCTTACAGATTACTGTTTCATCTCAACTTATTTGGAGATGTGAGCAATCAGATCCAGAACTTTGTTT
It encodes:
- a CDS encoding AraC family transcriptional regulator, which produces MLGLRLDGYEPDRYHDAAVAFCIQAREDELFSPLHQHRKGQLILALHGAITCEVEHAMWMVPPEYAVWIPGEIPHSNHVTVGAELCFLFIEPQAVVMPERCCTLKISPLCRELILSLATRTDAQRLEPPTQRLTQVLFDELPQQPQEQMQLPVSDHPKIRKMVATMAQEPAQWQTLGQWASVFAMSERNLARLVVKETGLSFRRWRHQLQLILALQALVDGRNVQQVAHMLGYDSTTAFITMFKKGLGQTPGRYLATASQQSARPDPQQ
- a CDS encoding MipA/OmpV family protein, with protein sequence MTKLKLLALGVLIATSSSVAQAESNLTLGAGVGVVENAYKQYDNDVYPVPVVTYDSENFWFRGLGGGYYLWNDNTDKLSVMAYWSPMYFKPGDSDNSQLRRLDKRKSTMMAGLSYVHNTQYGFLRTSLAGDALDNSNGIVWDLAWLYRYTNGGLTLTPGIGVEWNSENQNEYYYGVSHHESSRSGLRSYDPNSSWSPYLELSANYNFLGDWSVYATARYTHLSDEVTDSPMVDKSWTGLLSTGITYKF
- the yeaG gene encoding protein kinase YeaG gives rise to the protein MNIFDHYRQRYEAAKDEEFTLQEFLTTCRQDRSAYANAAERLLMAIGEPVMVDTAHEPRLSRLFSNRVIARYPAFEEFYGMEDAIEQIVSYLKHAAQGLEEKKQILYLLGPVGGGKSSLAERLKSLMQRVPIYVLSANGERSPVNDHPLCLFNPQEDAQILEKEYGIPRRYLGTIMSPWAAKRLHDFGGDITKFRVVKVWPSILEQIAIAKTEPGDENNQDISALVGKVDIRKLEHHAQNDPDAYGYSGALCRANQGIMEFVEMFKAPIKVLHPLLTATQEGNYNGTEGISALPFNGIILAHSNESEWVTFRNNKNNEAFLDRVYIVKVPYCLRISEEIKIYEKLLNHSELTHAPCAPGTLETLSRFTILSRLKEPENSSIYSKMRVYDGESLKDTDPKAKSYQEYRDYAGVDEGMNGLSTRFAFKILSRVFNFDHVEVAANPVHLFYVLEQQIEREQFPQEQAERYLEFLKGYLIPKYAEFIGKEIQTAYLESYSEYGQNIFDRYVTYADFWIQDQEYRDPDTGQLFDRESLNSELEKIEKPAGISNPKDFRNEIVNFVLRARANNSGRNPNWTSYEKLRTVIEKKMFSNTEELLPVISFNAKTSTDEQKKHDDFVDRMMEKGYTRKQVRLLCEWYLRVRKSS
- a CDS encoding YeaH/YhbH family protein, whose product is MTWFIDRRLNGKNKSTVNRQRFLRRYKSQIKQSISEAINKRSVTDVDSGESVSIPTDDISEPMFHQGRGGLRHRVHPGNDHFVQNDRIERPQGGGGGSGSGQGQASQDGEGQDEFVFQISKDEYLDLLFEDLALPNLKQNQQRQLTEYKTHRAGFTSNGVPANISVVRSLQNSLARRTAMTAGKRRELHALEADLETIAKSEPAQLLEEERLRKEIAELRAKIERVPFIDTFDLRYKNYEKRPDPSSQAVMFCLMDVSGSMDQSTKDMAKRFYILLYLFLSRTYKNVEVVYIRHHTQAKEVDEHEFFYSQETGGTIVSSALKLMDEVVKDRYDPAQWNIYAAQASDGDNWADDSPLCHEILAKKLLPVVRYYSYIEITRRAHQTLWREYEHLQSTFENFAMQHIRDQDDIYPVFRELFHKQSTTSSN
- the dgcJ gene encoding diguanylate cyclase DgcJ, yielding MKLHHKALRHFISVSVIVLTSSFLIYELIASNKAMNAYMRYIIEKADSSFLYDKYTNQSIAAHLMRKFSSPKDPVSLEQRKALCNAFESVNGAHGLNLTRHRYLPLRGTLQTHSSNCIDQLDDIFLLPAFDQAVNVNRELVDYGHGLGTLEYKFRYYIDLKNNYIYFYNLVNSYQFTMNHWSFLQKGTLGINQNDIDDIFTGRTVISSIYEDDLTQEKVMSFLTPVYFSGKLKGVVMVDINKENLKHIFYTNDRPLVWRYLNVTLSDIHSGKKIVIHQSETDLFQYVHYINDIPGGLRITLSLDFTYFIVSSWKIFVFFLLATALLLNMVRTHFRLYHNVTRENISDAMTGLYNRKILTPTLEQRLQQLVNSGSLVTFVAIDCDKLKKINDTLGHQEGDRIITILAKAIQASIRKSDYAIRLGGDEFCIILIDYAVDLTPRLLERIRNNLQIIAPDTSISFSAGIYNMQPNDTIDDAYKASDAQLYLNKQKKHHRS
- a CDS encoding aldo/keto reductase, which translates into the protein MTDKQVVFAKQVMLPAIGQGTWYMGENASRRHDEVAALQAGLDLGLRLIDTAEMYADGAAEEIVGEALLGRRDDAFLVSKVYPWNAGGQKAIAACEASLRRLKTDYLDLYLLHWSGNYSFAETVEAMETLIGQGKIRHWGVSNLDYDDMQALWQVAGGQQCATNQVLYHLASRGIEYDLLPWCQQQQMPVMAYSPLAQAGRLCSDLLSNALVSEIALAHNASAAQILLAWAIRQPGVIAIPKAASIVHVEQNAAALDITLSFSELEQLDKAFPAPQSKTMLDMA
- a CDS encoding CynX/NimT family MFS transporter, whose product is MTYSPSPRGKQGALLIAGILMIATTLRVTFTGAAPLLDAIRADYALTTAQTGLLTTLPLLAFALVSPLAAGVARRWGIERSLFAAMLLICAGIAIRSLPSPLFLFAGTTVIGCGIALGNVLLPGLIKRDFSQHVAKLTGAYSLTMGAAAAIGSAIVVPLALNGFGWRGALMMLIVFPLLALFIWLPQYRHTAHATISNSRALHSRAIWRSSLAWQVTLFLGINSLVYYVIIGWLPAILISHGYSEAQAGSLHGLLQLATAIPGLLIPLILFKFKDQRAIAALVSMMCAIAAAGFWLLPNQAVLWTILFGFGSGATMILGLTFIGLRANSAHQAAALSGMAQSVGYLLAACGPPLMGKIHDLNGSWQIPLTAVALLATLMAVFGLYAGRNREITTP
- a CDS encoding YbaK/prolyl-tRNA synthetase associated domain-containing protein — its product is MTEVNKGNTTHQRLISLLSEHGATYRVVSHEAVGKCEAVSEIRGTALGQGAKALVCKVKGNGVNQHVLAILSADQQADLSQLASHLGGLRASLASPAEVDELTGCVFGAIPPFSFHPQLKLVADPLLFDRFDEIAFNAGMLEKSVIMDTQDYLRIAQPELVAFRRAQ
- a CDS encoding DUF441 domain-containing protein, giving the protein MFDVTLLILLGLAALGFVSHNTTVAVSILVLIIVRVTPLNTFFPWIEKQGLTVGIIILTIGVMAPIASGTLPPSTLIHSFVNWKSLVAIAVGVVVSWLGGRGVTLMGSQPQLVAGLLVGTVLGVALFRGVPVGPLIAAGLVSLIVGKQ